GATACTCCTGAAAGAACCAAGTGGCAATAAAGGAGGAGAAAATAATAGACGTAAATATAATAAATTCTATCTTGGCGTCCCTAAAAAATACCTTTAAAATTATTACTAAATTGAACTTTGAAGTAAAAAAGCCTATAACAGTTAAAGATATAAATAAAAGTTATGATGTAGTTACTAATATTGGGTTTACTGGGTTATTAGAAGGTAATATTTTATATTCTTTTACTGAGAACGTTGCAAAGGATATCGTTAACAATATGATGGAAGGCATGATGAAAGTAGATGAGATTGATGATATGGCTATAAGCGCTCTGGGTGAATTAGGTAACATGGTTTCTGGTTCTATAGCTGTAAATCTTGAAAAGTATAATTATAATATTGTAGTAACTCCACCCTCTGTTTTCAGGGGCAAAATAGTTAAAGTAACTGCAAGAGGTACAATTTTGAAATTTCCTGTTTTTATTTCTGGAAACAATGAAATGGATTTGTATTTTGTCTTTAAAGAACGAAGATGAACAAAACAATCAATAAAGCTATGAGGAGGAAGAAATAAATGGCAAAAAAATGCGAAGTATGTGGTAAAAGTCCTTCAACTGGAAATATAGTTGCTAAATCTAAAGTAACTACTCGGAGAGTATGGAGACCTAATATTCAAAGAATAAGAGTGATCAACGAAGAAGGTGTAGTTCAGAGGAAGTATGTTTGTACTAAATGTTTAAAATCAGGAAGAGTCCAAAAGGCATAAAAAAATCGGTCTAATTAAAGACCGATTTTTTTATTAAAGTATGGCGTGCCTGGCCGGATTTGAACCGGCAACCTCCGGATCCGCAGTCCAACGCTCTATCCAATTGAGCTACAGGCACTTTTGAATAAAATAAATGGCGGAGAGGGAGGGATTCGAACCCTCGGTAGAGTCACCTCTACACTTGCTTAGCAGGCAAGCGCCTTAGGCCACTCGGCCACCTCTCCGTTAATTTCATATATATATATCAATCCTTGATTATTATAACATTGTTGAATATTTCTGTCAAGGGAATTTTATTTCTTACTTTTTTTCATCAGGTACATTTTGTTATCCGCTTCCTTTATTAATGATTCTAGAGTAACATCTTTTTCAAAGTCTTTATATTCAGAAATACCATAACTAAATTCTATTTTCACATTCCCATCGACTTTTATATTTTCTAATTTTTTTTGCACTCTTTGAAATATTCTTATTACGTCATTAGTTTCAGCATTGGG
The Petrotoga sp. 9PW.55.5.1 DNA segment above includes these coding regions:
- a CDS encoding chemotaxis protein CheX gives rise to the protein MAIKEEKIIDVNIINSILASLKNTFKIITKLNFEVKKPITVKDINKSYDVVTNIGFTGLLEGNILYSFTENVAKDIVNNMMEGMMKVDEIDDMAISALGELGNMVSGSIAVNLEKYNYNIVVTPPSVFRGKIVKVTARGTILKFPVFISGNNEMDLYFVFKERR
- the rpmB gene encoding 50S ribosomal protein L28, with translation MAKKCEVCGKSPSTGNIVAKSKVTTRRVWRPNIQRIRVINEEGVVQRKYVCTKCLKSGRVQKA